One part of the Rhizophagus irregularis chromosome 25, complete sequence genome encodes these proteins:
- a CDS encoding uncharacterized protein (SECRETED:cutsite_VGG-VS; SECRETED:prob_0.6930); SECRETED:SignalP(1-21), with protein MKRFLLSFLIAILFSSILVGGVSIRRKELARQLKKRGCGIGDYHEPNGCLCEADFHCASFVCCHNICADTC; from the exons ATGAAACGCTTTTTACTGAGTTTTCTTATCGCAATCCTCTTCTCCAGTATCTTAGTTGGAGGAGTTTCCATCCGCCGTAAAG AGCTAGCCCGACAACTAAAAAAACGAG GCTGCGGTATAGGTGATTACCATGAACCGAACGGATGTTTATGCGAAGCAGATTTTCACTGTGCGAGTTTTGTTTGTTGCCATAATATATGTGCGGATACGTGTTAA